In Candidatus Hydrogenedentota bacterium, a genomic segment contains:
- a CDS encoding trimethylamine methyltransferase family protein: MILRVLSDEQLAKLHAVSLDILAEVGVRVPHDEMLARLADAGARVDSAKQHVLFPPEMVERCIASAGKQFTIYGRDRSKTAQFGHGTRNYNSIAGEALWIDDDFTERRYPTLDDVTTAARLGDALPHINIVGAMADPQGIPPECRCVYVAAELLKNTTKPITFWFHDRASARFILDLFAVVAGSEADAIRHPFAYPFLEPISPLRFARHGIDLLFETCRYPLPVPIGPMAQVGATGPGALAGTLAQENAEILAGLCLVQTIRPGTPICYGGIPHAFDMRTMQLVFAGPEQALMAVAMTQMGKHYGLPVYINVGLTDSKIPDAQAGIEAGITLVCGALAGADIFGHLGISGVDLGTSLPMLVMQHEIIGYVERILRGIAFDDDALGFDTIRKVGPGGNYLAEEHTALHFQSELWFPQLLDRNFWEPWRELARKDMLSRCRAMKDDLLANHACEPLPGDVQRDVDRLLADARRILTSH, encoded by the coding sequence ATGATCTTGCGGGTGTTGTCGGACGAACAACTCGCGAAACTGCACGCGGTTTCGCTCGACATCCTGGCCGAAGTGGGCGTGCGGGTTCCGCACGACGAGATGCTGGCGCGGCTTGCGGATGCGGGCGCGCGCGTGGATTCCGCGAAACAGCATGTCCTTTTTCCGCCGGAGATGGTCGAGCGCTGCATCGCCTCCGCCGGCAAACAATTCACGATCTACGGGCGCGACCGATCGAAGACCGCGCAATTCGGCCATGGCACGCGCAACTACAATTCCATCGCCGGCGAGGCGCTGTGGATTGACGATGATTTCACCGAGCGGCGCTATCCGACGCTCGACGACGTGACGACCGCCGCGCGTCTCGGCGACGCGTTGCCGCACATCAACATCGTCGGCGCGATGGCCGATCCGCAGGGTATTCCGCCCGAATGCCGCTGCGTGTACGTCGCCGCCGAATTGCTCAAGAACACAACGAAGCCCATCACGTTCTGGTTCCACGACCGCGCATCCGCGCGTTTCATTCTCGACCTGTTCGCCGTCGTCGCGGGCAGCGAGGCGGACGCCATCCGGCATCCGTTCGCGTACCCGTTCCTCGAACCGATCAGCCCGTTGCGATTTGCGCGGCACGGCATTGACTTGCTCTTCGAGACGTGCCGCTATCCACTGCCCGTGCCCATCGGCCCGATGGCCCAAGTCGGCGCGACCGGTCCCGGCGCCCTCGCCGGCACGCTCGCCCAGGAAAACGCCGAGATCCTCGCCGGGCTCTGCCTCGTCCAGACCATCCGCCCCGGCACGCCGATCTGTTACGGCGGCATCCCGCATGCGTTCGATATGCGCACGATGCAACTGGTCTTCGCCGGTCCCGAACAGGCGCTCATGGCCGTCGCCATGACGCAGATGGGCAAACATTACGGCCTCCCCGTCTACATCAACGTCGGCCTGACCGACAGCAAGATCCCCGATGCCCAGGCCGGCATCGAGGCCGGGATCACGCTCGTCTGCGGCGCGCTCGCCGGGGCCGACATCTTCGGCCATCTTGGCATCAGCGGCGTGGACCTCGGCACATCCCTCCCGATGCTCGTCATGCAGCACGAAATCATCGGCTACGTCGAGCGCATCTTGCGCGGCATCGCGTTCGACGACGACGCGCTCGGCTTCGATACGATCCGAAAAGTCGGCCCCGGCGGCAACTACCTCGCCGAAGAACACACCGCCCTCCACTTCCAATCCGAACTCTGGTTCCCGCAACTGCTCGACCGCAACTTCTGGGAACCCTGGCGCGAACTCGCTCGCAAGGACATGTTGTCCCGCTGCCGCGCCATGAAAGACGATCTGCTCGCGAACCATGCCTGCGAGCCACTGCCCGGCGACGTCCAACGCGATGTGGATCGGCTCCTCGCCGACGCGCGGCGCATTCTTACAAGCCACTGA